A genomic stretch from Physeter macrocephalus isolate SW-GA chromosome 12, ASM283717v5, whole genome shotgun sequence includes:
- the LOC102987373 gene encoding LOW QUALITY PROTEIN: lysozyme g-like protein 1 (The sequence of the model RefSeq protein was modified relative to this genomic sequence to represent the inferred CDS: substituted 1 base at 1 genomic stop codon) has product MEEEVRSSSESSSWGCYGDLQTLYTPGASCGIGRRRGLKYCVRASERLTETDMPYLLXYQPIMCTVGLKYCMDPAMIAGVLSRSLVVATSWSMWTVWAVSNQTLFWISRPWPSCPTSWISKAQVSQMTEVLTVRIKEIQRRFPTWTPDQHLRALCNPWVGFPAWNSPKPQLPPKNSQDLSCDFCNDVLARAKYFKRQGF; this is encoded by the exons ATGGAAGAGGAGGTAAGAA GCTCATCTGAAAGCAGCAGTTGGGGATGCTATGGAGACCTCCAGACCCTCTACACCCCTGGGGCGTCTTGCGGGATTGGAAGGCGTCGAGGCCTGAAATACTGTG TTCGTGCTTCTGAAAGGCTGACTGAAACAGACATGCCATACCTCCTGTGATATCAACCCATCATGTGTACAGTTGGCTTAAAGTACTGCATGGACCCTGCCATGATCGCTGGTGTCTTGTCCAGGAGTCTCGTGGTGGCAACGTCCTGGTCGATGTGGACAGTATGG GCTGTCAGCAACCAAACCCTCTTCTGGATTTCCA GACCCTGGCCTTCATGCCCCACCTCCTGGATCAGCAAGGCCCAGGTTTCCCAGATGACTGAGGTCCTGACTGTTAGAATCAAAGAAATCCAGAGGAGGTTTCCAACCTGGACCCCTGACCAGCATCTGAGAGCTTTGTGTAACCCATGGGTTGGTTTCCCAGCATGGA ATTCTCCCAAACCTCAGTTGCCTCCTAAAAA CAGCCAGGACCTGAGCTGTGACTTCTGCAATGATGTCCTTGCACGAGCCAAATACTTCAAAAGACAGGGCTTCTGA